A stretch of DNA from Thermococcus sp.:
TGTGGAAGAGCCCTCTGATGAACCTCGACGAGCTCTGGCGCAGAACCGTTGAGAACCTCGTAAGGGAGGGTCTCATAAGGAGCGATAGCGTTAGGAGGGCTTTTCTGAAGTATCCCAGATACCTCTTCGTCGAGGAGTGCTACAAAAAATACGCTCACCTTGACGAGCCCCTGCCAATTCCCGCGGGGCAGACCGTTAGTGCCCCCCACATGGTGGCGATAATGCTCGAACTGGCCGACTTAAGACGGGGAATGAATGTTCTGGAAATCGGGACAGGGAGTGGCTGGAACGCGGCTTTGATAGCAGAACTCGTGAAGACCGACGTTTACACCATCGAAAGGATTCCCGAGCTCGTTGAGTTCGCCAGGAGGAACCTCCAGAGGGCGGGCGTTAAAAACGTCCACGTAATCCCTGGCGATGGAAGCAAGGGATTCCCGCCGAAGGCTCCCTACGACAGGATAATAGTCACCGCCGGTGCCCCGAGAATCCCGGAACCGCTGATTGAGCAACTCAAGCCTTGTGGAAAGCTGATAATTCCCGTCGGGAGCTACCACCTCTGGCAGGACCTCCTTGAGGTCACGAAGAAAAAAGACGGCTCCGTGAAGGTGAAGAACCACGGTGGTGTGGCTTTTGTCCCCCTGATAGGGGAGTTCGGCTGGAGGGAGTAGGCTTTTAAGCCCTCAGGATTCTTTCCCCTGAGGTGGTAAAGTGGTCAGGCTCATAGCCTTCGACCTTGAGGGGACTCTCGTCAAGTCAGTGTCAAGCTGGGTTGAGCTACACAAGAAGTTCGGGACGTGGGAAAAGGGGAAGGAGTACGCGGAGCTCTTCTTCTCCGACGAGATAGACTACGTTACCTGGGCCGAACTCGACGCCTCGCTCTGGAAGGGGCACACGCGAGAGGAGGTAATGGAGTGGGCCGAATCCGTTGAATACTTGGACTATGCCCCCGAGCTGATTGCCTTTCTCAAGGAGAACGACTTCAGGATAGCCATACTGTCGAGCGGTCTGAAGTGCCTCGCCGAGAGGATTGGCCGGGAGCTTGGGGTAGACTACGTTTACGCCAACGAGCTGGTCTTCGACGAAAAGGGGGTTATAACCGGGGGGGTCAACCCCCTCGTTGACTTCAAGAGCAAGGGGACAATTCTGCGGGAGCTGAAGGATAAGCTCAGACCGGAAATAACGGTTGCAGTCGGAGACGGCTACAACGACCTGAGCATGTTCCGCGAGGCCGATGTGTCCATAGCCATAAACCCTCACGAGGGCGTTGAGGGCGACCACAACGTCGAGAGCCTGAGGGAAGTGAGGGAAATCATCGAGGGCCTCCTCACGGGTCAGTGAAGGGCGTGCTCATTACCCTCAGCAAAGCAAAAGCTCATCATCCCCTGTAGGCCCGGCAGGAAGCCCCGGTTCACTCGTCCCAGGGGAAGGCGGGATACCGGGCTGTTCTTCCTTCTGGCCCTTCCCTTAAAAGCTTAAAGCCCCATCATCTTGAGCTCTATCCACCAGAAAACGTCCCCGAAGAAGTAGCTTATCAGAAAGCCGAGAAAGAGGGCCGGGGCGAAGGGCATGGACTTCTTCCTCAAAAAGCGGTTTTCGAGTTTCCCCTCTTCAACAAGTGCCCTCAGCTCCTCGATTTGCTCTCCCTTAAGGCCCTCCGCCGAAGGAGATGCTATAACCCTCCCGTAGTTGGGTCTCAGGATGGAGGGGTTTCCCTTTAAAACGGCCAGCTTGAGGCGCGTGAAGCTGTCGAGCCTGTCCCTCATGACCTTCCCGTTCTTCTCAAAGATCGTCTCGCCGAGTATGTCCCACTCCCTCAGCTCCCCAACGGGGACCTCCTCCATGAGAACCTCCATCCTTATGAACTTCACGAGGGCGAGGAAGACCTTGAAGGTGTAGAGGAGGCCGAAGGTCTTCATGGCGACTGAAATTCCCTCAACGGGATTCAGGTATATCAGATAGGCGAGGGCGATTATCCCAATGACGTCTCCAACCTTCCTTCTCGTTCCAAGAAGGGTTATGATTGCGAGCGCTATGAGCCAGCTGGTTATAGTCCCCGGACTGTAGCCGAGCCTCTCAAGGAGTAGAACCCCAACGAAGGAAGCGAGAACCCAGAGGGTCAGCTCCAGGGTCGTGTCCATGCCGGAGACGAATATCTCCCTGAGCTCCTTGAACTTTTTCCTGATGAATATTACTGCCAGGGCATAGGCGAAGATGAAGGGGAAAATCGCCAGAATGCTGTTGAGAAGGAGTGTGACCGGATAGAGGGGGTAGTTGCCGTAGTAGGGTGGCACGTATTCAACCCCCTCAGGGGGGAAGGGGAGGAGCGCCGAAAAGCCGGCGAGTATTAGAACGTCACCGCTGGCCCATCCGCCGAGGTAGTAGAGGGCCAGACCGAGGGCGAGGCCGATGAGAAAGCCTGCAACGCCTGAAACGGCCAGGAGAACGTCCCCCGAGGACAATCCTTTGTAGGCGTAGTATGTTATCCCCATCTCAACGGCCGGAATCGGTATCCTCTCAAGGGTTCCCTCAGGGGAGTACTTTCCCCTTGCCATTTCGAGGAGGGACAGGGTTGGAAAGACGTGAATGTCATCGATAAAACCGGTCTTTACGTCGGTATATGAAGTAACGGCTCCCATAATAACCCCGAGAAGAAGGGGGAGCAACATGATTCCACCTCACAGGTTTTCGAGCATCTCTTTCCTTACTTGGGAAACGTAGCTGTTCACAGAGTTGTTGACGTCCTTCATGGCCTGAAATATGACCTTCACCGCCACAGCAACTAGCACGAGGGCAGCTGCGAGCACGAGGAGATACTCAAGTGCAGTCTGCGCTCTTCTCTTCATTCTCTCACCTTATTCTTTTTTTCTCGCCAAAGGATTTAAAAGTTTCTCCGGAAGTCTTTCGGGGAGTGGAATGAAGGTTTACAGGTTGTACGTCAGGGACGAATACCTCGACTTCATAAGGTCTGGAGAGAAGAGAATCGAAGTAAGGGTGGCCTACCCCCAGCTGAGGAAGATAAAGCCCGGGGATAAGATAATCTTCAACGACGCCCTTCCTGCTGTGGTGACTGGAGTTAAGTTCTACGAGACCTTCAGGCAGGTTCTGAGGGAGGAACCCATAAAGAAAATCTTCCCGGACGAGCCGAGTTTCGAGAGGGCTGTAAAGAGGTTCCACAACCTCTATCCGAGGTGGAAGGAGAACCGTTACGGCGTCGTGGCGATAAGGTTCAAGCTCGTCGGCGAGAAGGGTGAGTGAGGATGAGGCACCTCGAATTTGACGGCAGGTACGCGGAGGCTATACTGAGGGGCAAGAAGAGGGCAACGGTCAGGCTCGGCAGGAGACCCAACCTGAAGGAGGGTGACGAGGTTCTAATCCACTCGGGTGGTTACGCCCTCGGAAAAGCCGTGATAGAAAGGGTAGAGAGCAAAACCGTCGGAGAGCTCACCGAGGAGGATGCTTTCTTAGATGGCTTCTCCAGTAGAGAGGAGCTGGTGAAGGCCCTAAAGGAGCACTATAAATGGGTCCGTGATGACTCACCGGCCCACGTCATCGTTTTCCGCCTTGTTGAGCGCTTTGATAAGCCCGTCATGAGCTCTGACTACGCCTACGAGGGGAACAACCCCGTTGAGATAGCCGAGATGGCCCTCAGACATCTCGACCTTCCTGAGGAGGACAGGAAGCTTATAGAACTTTTCCTAAAGGCGGGAAGCCTAAGAAAAGCCGCCTACAGACTAGGTGGCCTCAACAAAAGGTACCTCATAAGGGACGCCCTCAGGAGGGCCTACGAAGAGCTGAAAAAGAGGGGCCTTATGGGACCGAAACTTTAACGCTCTCAAGGCGCGATATTACCACCCCTTCCTCTGTCTCCCTCTTGATTGCGGAGAGCTTAACGGGCATGAGCTTGAAGGTGTTGCCGTTTATGAGCCTCCTGAGTGACCTCTCGAAGGCCTCCATCTCGACCTCGCTTGAAAACTCCACGCGGGCTATGAAGTCGTACTCCCCGTAGAGCCAGCTTCCCTCCACGGGGATTTTCCTCAGGACTTCGTCCCTGACACCCCATACAAGGAGTATTGCCTCGATTGTTCTCACCCCCTCAATGCACGAAAACACCTCAGGTGATAAAAGTCTTTCTCAACTTTTTCTGTCATAACTCCAATCTGCCGAAGGTTTTTCGTGCCAGCTTCGTCTCCTCGGCGGGAAGCGTTTTAACCTCGGGAACTATCGATCCACGGTGGGGAGCATGAGGGCGGTCTTCTTCGACTTCGTCGGCACGCTGATAACGAAGGAGGGCGAAAACGAGACCCACCTCAACATAATCCGTGAGGTTCTCAAAAGAGCTGGAAGGGAAGACCTCGACGCCGAAACCGTGTGGAGGGCCTATGAGGAGGAGAGCTCAAGGCTTTTCAGTGAGCTCGCTGGAAAAGAGGCCAGAAAAATCAGGGATGTGGACACCGAGGCTTTAAAGCTCGTCGGCGAGAGGTTCGGCTTTGAGGTTCCGGCTGACTTCTGGGAAATCAGCATAGCTTTTCACGGGAGGTATGGGAGGCTCTTCCCCGATGCCGTCGAGACGATAAAGGCACTCAAGGAGATGGGCCTCCACGTGGGAATAATCACCGACTCCGACAACGACTACATAGAGGCCCACCTGAGGGCCCTCGGGATATACGAACTCTTCGACAGCATAACAACCAGCGAGGATTCCGGCTACTTCAAGCCACACCCGAGGCCGTTCCTCCTCGCCCTTGAGAGGGCTGGTGTTAAACCCTCGGAAGCGCTCTACGTTGGCGACAACCCGAAAAAGGACTGCGTCGGTGCAAAAAACGTCGGCATGATGAGCGTCCTCCTCGACCCCATGGGCGAGAAGAGGGAACTCTGGAACAACTGTGACTTCGTCGTCTCGGCCCTGAGAGAGGTAGTGGAAATAGTTAAAGGACTAAAGGGTCGGTAACGGCAGGGCTCTTCATCGGTAGCCCTCGTTTAGCGAAATTCTCGTCATCCCCTTTCCCTTTCACTTAAGCCTCTGGTAGACCACCCACATTCTCTGGAAGACCGTTATCCACGCCAGTATTCCGACGAGGTAAACGCCGTATTTAACGTATTTTGCCCCGGCAAGGGAAAAGGCTATGAGTATGAGCAGTCTTTCAGCTCTTTCCGCTATCCCGACGGCGAGCTTTCCAGAGCCAGCTAACTCGCCCCTGCAACGTTCGTAGCTGACGAGGTAAGCACCCATAAAGGTCAGAAAGGCAACGCGCCAGTCTGCCAGGTTTCCAAGGGCTATGCCGAAGAGGACGAAGCCGTCGCTTATTCTGTCGGAGGTCGAATCCAGAAAGGCCCCGAAGCGACTGACCTTCCCCGTCATCCTCGCCAGGGTTCCGTCGAGGGCATCTATGAGCGAGCCGAGGAGTAAAACGAGGCCAGCAATTCTCGGCTCGCGGAGGTAGAAGAGATACGCCGAGAGCAGGCTGAGTATCAGTCCAACAACGGTTACTGTGTTCGGTGTGACGCCGGCCTTTGCCAGGGGCTTTACAATGGCCTCAAGGTAGCCCCTAACGTTCTCCCGGTATCTGTTGAGAACCATCGCCATCACCCAGCCTGAGCACCTTCTTCCCCCTCTCCTGAGGGATTATTTTGAGCTTAGCGTTTTCGAACTCCTTTCTGAGCCCCTCGCCGTCGAGGAGCCTGTCGAGGAAAACTGCCAAAGCCGCGACCTCACTGTGGGGCTGATTCCCTATGGCCACGTTGTAATCGGCCAGCTCGTAAACTTCCCTTGGAACCTTTTCGGCCCCGACGACGACCATGATGTTCTTTCCAGCCTTCAGATCCTCCTTTATTGCGGGCAGGGCTTCATCCACGTGAATCCCGTACATTGTGAGATGGACTATCACCCCTCCCCTCTCCTTCCACTCGCGCATTACCTTCTTCCAGCTCGGGTTGAACTCTATCTCAAAGGGCCCACCCCATCTTCTCACGACGTCCTCAACGCTCTCCTTCACGTGCTCGTCTTCCTCAGCGCTGATTATGATTTTATCCGCCCCGAAGGCCCTCGCCGTTAAAGCTACGTGCGTTGTAATCCTCTTGTCCCTCTCCGGTCTGTGGCCAAGGCGGAGCACTACTATCATGGCACCTCCCCCGCGAATATCTTCCAGTAGTAGG
This window harbors:
- a CDS encoding protein-L-isoaspartate(D-aspartate) O-methyltransferase, yielding MNLDELWRRTVENLVREGLIRSDSVRRAFLKYPRYLFVEECYKKYAHLDEPLPIPAGQTVSAPHMVAIMLELADLRRGMNVLEIGTGSGWNAALIAELVKTDVYTIERIPELVEFARRNLQRAGVKNVHVIPGDGSKGFPPKAPYDRIIVTAGAPRIPEPLIEQLKPCGKLIIPVGSYHLWQDLLEVTKKKDGSVKVKNHGGVAFVPLIGEFGWRE
- a CDS encoding HAD-IB family phosphatase, whose protein sequence is MVRLIAFDLEGTLVKSVSSWVELHKKFGTWEKGKEYAELFFSDEIDYVTWAELDASLWKGHTREEVMEWAESVEYLDYAPELIAFLKENDFRIAILSSGLKCLAERIGRELGVDYVYANELVFDEKGVITGGVNPLVDFKSKGTILRELKDKLRPEITVAVGDGYNDLSMFREADVSIAINPHEGVEGDHNVESLREVREIIEGLLTGQ
- a CDS encoding A24 family peptidase C-terminal domain-containing protein, with translation MLLPLLLGVIMGAVTSYTDVKTGFIDDIHVFPTLSLLEMARGKYSPEGTLERIPIPAVEMGITYYAYKGLSSGDVLLAVSGVAGFLIGLALGLALYYLGGWASGDVLILAGFSALLPFPPEGVEYVPPYYGNYPLYPVTLLLNSILAIFPFIFAYALAVIFIRKKFKELREIFVSGMDTTLELTLWVLASFVGVLLLERLGYSPGTITSWLIALAIITLLGTRRKVGDVIGIIALAYLIYLNPVEGISVAMKTFGLLYTFKVFLALVKFIRMEVLMEEVPVGELREWDILGETIFEKNGKVMRDRLDSFTRLKLAVLKGNPSILRPNYGRVIASPSAEGLKGEQIEELRALVEEGKLENRFLRKKSMPFAPALFLGFLISYFFGDVFWWIELKMMGL
- a CDS encoding class III signal peptide-containing protein; the encoded protein is MKRRAQTALEYLLVLAAALVLVAVAVKVIFQAMKDVNNSVNSYVSQVRKEMLENL
- a CDS encoding ASCH domain-containing protein; translated protein: MKVYRLYVRDEYLDFIRSGEKRIEVRVAYPQLRKIKPGDKIIFNDALPAVVTGVKFYETFRQVLREEPIKKIFPDEPSFERAVKRFHNLYPRWKENRYGVVAIRFKLVGEKGE
- a CDS encoding ASCH domain-containing protein; amino-acid sequence: MRHLEFDGRYAEAILRGKKRATVRLGRRPNLKEGDEVLIHSGGYALGKAVIERVESKTVGELTEEDAFLDGFSSREELVKALKEHYKWVRDDSPAHVIVFRLVERFDKPVMSSDYAYEGNNPVEIAEMALRHLDLPEEDRKLIELFLKAGSLRKAAYRLGGLNKRYLIRDALRRAYEELKKRGLMGPKL
- a CDS encoding TIGR02253 family HAD-type hydrolase yields the protein MRAVFFDFVGTLITKEGENETHLNIIREVLKRAGREDLDAETVWRAYEEESSRLFSELAGKEARKIRDVDTEALKLVGERFGFEVPADFWEISIAFHGRYGRLFPDAVETIKALKEMGLHVGIITDSDNDYIEAHLRALGIYELFDSITTSEDSGYFKPHPRPFLLALERAGVKPSEALYVGDNPKKDCVGAKNVGMMSVLLDPMGEKRELWNNCDFVVSALREVVEIVKGLKGR
- the pgsA gene encoding archaetidylinositol phosphate synthase → MVLNRYRENVRGYLEAIVKPLAKAGVTPNTVTVVGLILSLLSAYLFYLREPRIAGLVLLLGSLIDALDGTLARMTGKVSRFGAFLDSTSDRISDGFVLFGIALGNLADWRVAFLTFMGAYLVSYERCRGELAGSGKLAVGIAERAERLLILIAFSLAGAKYVKYGVYLVGILAWITVFQRMWVVYQRLK
- a CDS encoding tRNA (cytidine(56)-2'-O)-methyltransferase; its protein translation is MIVVLRLGHRPERDKRITTHVALTARAFGADKIIISAEEDEHVKESVEDVVRRWGGPFEIEFNPSWKKVMREWKERGGVIVHLTMYGIHVDEALPAIKEDLKAGKNIMVVVGAEKVPREVYELADYNVAIGNQPHSEVAALAVFLDRLLDGEGLRKEFENAKLKIIPQERGKKVLRLGDGDGSQQIPGER